ATTCAAATACATACGCCGGGTTCCTTGTTGCATTGTTCCTGGCCTGTCTCTATTTCATTGTCTTCACTAAACGATGGTATATAAGAATGATGCACGCTGTTATGCTTGTGCCCTTGTTCACATCATTCATGCTTACATACTCTCGTGGCGCAATCGTAATCCTTCCGTTTCTTGTGTTGATTATTTTGCCGTTTTTTAGGATGGTTCGTCAAATCTCATATCTACTGTACATGGTATTGTCGATTCTTTCAACTTTCATCATTTTAAGTAAGATTACAACAAATTACGATAAAATCGCACGAATCGTACAACCGAAAGCCGCTGGTTCACCTGCTCATACGATACCTTTCTGGCAACAAATGGCTTTACAAAGCTGGCTTCTCGTAATCGTTACTTCAATTGTTACGGCTTTAGCTGTATTTGCCTGCAATCAATGGGTGGTTCCATGGTTCGAGAAGAAACTCTCTTCCTTGAGTTTACGAAAAGGGTCCGTTTTTGTTATCCCTATTATTGTTGTTGGCATTGGAGTTATACTTTCAATTTTAGTCATCAGCAGTGGAGAAATTCAAAAATTGCTGCCTGAACAGATCGCTCAGCGCCTGGAGAATATCAACTTTGATCAGCACAGTGTTTTGGAAAGGGAGACCTTTTATCGGGACGCATTTAAGGTTATTCGGGATTATCCAATACTAGGTACGGGTGGTGGCGGATGGGCGACTATTTATCAGAAATACCAGAGCAATCCCTATTCAAGCAATCAAGCTCACAGTTATTTTATTCAAACGCTGGTTGAAGTTGGAGTTATAGGTTTTGTCATTGTACTCGCCATGATTGCAATTTCCTATATCCTTTTTATTCGGTTGTATATTAAGCATAAAAATCTTCAAGGCAGTCAATTTTTCTTTTTCATCGTTTCGCTGTCGCTCTTGGCGCATAGCATGATCGATTTCGATATGAGTTATCTTTATTACAGCAGTCTAGTATTCTTCTGTCTGGGTGCTATGTTGGCCCCATATGGAAGTGAATTGATTATCGTTAAATGGAATGAATATAGCAACAGCAAGTACAAATATATTTTCCCGGCATCAGTAGCTCTTCTGTCTATCATCTTATTCTCTTGGACCATGCGCCTACACAATGCCAATCAATACTACGATCAGGCTTTGGCAAATGCGAGTAAAGGAAACGCAACATTGGATAATCTTTTGCCGGATATCGACAAGGCCATTAAAATCACGCCTGATCATCCCACTTATACATTAACTAAAGTTAGTTTGCTAAGTCAGGCCTATCAACAAACACATAATCAAACCTATTTGCAGCAAGCGAAAACCGCTCTTGACCGGCTTGTACCTTATGAGCCTTATAATCATGATTTGATTTTGGCTCAATATCGCAACTTTAAAGATTTAGGAGCGTATAATAATGCAATCAATTCCTTAAAAGAAGGGATTAGTAAATTTCCCTGGGATATTAATTTTTATGAAGCAGCCATGCTAGAATACTTTGTTGACGGTCAAGCGGATTTAAGTACTGAGCCGGATGAATCTAAAAGTGTTTGGAATCAGGCACTTAATTTGTATAAAGAAGTTTTGAGCCGAATTGATAAACTTAAAGATTTGCCAAAGGAACAACTGCCTGGCCGACCATTTGAACTTACACCTACCATTCGGCTGGCTATTGGCGGAATCTACTATTTTACGAAAGACTATCAACAAGCCATAAAGGTTCTAGAACCAATGAGAACTGAACCATTAACAGGCAACGATCCGTCGGTGAACTATACTACTAATCGTGCTGGTGTAAGGTATTATTTAGCTTCTCTTCACAAAACGGGAAAAGACGACTTGGATCTACAAAAGAAGTTGATTAGCTCGGATCCCAATGAAAAAATAACGTTGGATCAAGTAGAGGAATCGGTTGGTGCACGTTGATTATTCGTAAATAATATACTTTAGACGCTTTATGCATAAACAATTACAAATTCTTTACCGATAAATATTTGTGAAAGTATTTGGGACATTGCGAAACTCCTAGTTATGAACCAATGTTTTGAAATTTGCTCGACAAATTTATATATTTTCTTTCTATTTACAAATATTGATCTTTTTTTCTTCCATGATCTAGTATATAATTCGTTTTCGTAGATGATGAGATATTCTTCATTTTAATGAAAGGAGGTGAAAACATGAAAAAACTGGTCTTGAAAAAGACCGCTGGATTGATTGTCCTTTTAATGACGATCACGATGCTTGTACCGATCATTGCTTTTGCCAGCGCTGGTTTCCAAAATATCACCAGCAGCAACGGATCTGTGTCCGGACAAGTTTACGTATCTCAGGATGTATACGATCAGCTTAAATCTCAGAACAATAGCGTACAGGTTGAGGTGTATGCTGAAAATGGCTTCCATTGGACCATTGACACTACATACTCAAACTCTGCTGCAGGTAGCGTTTACTTCGATTTTGATGTGCCGAGTAATGTTTACCCGGAATATAGCAAATTGAGGTTCAATTATTTCTACCCAGGCAGTGATGTCATTTCTGATGTTTACTACGATCGTAACTACTATGGTAGCGGTGGTTACTATGGTGGCGGAGGATCATCCAGCGGTCCGATCGTTGTTTTTGAAAATGGTAACGTCGATGCAGCCAGCCTTATTGCTGCACTGCAAGCTGACGGAACGGCGACAATTACGACCGATATTGAAACTCTCTACCTGCCAGCTAATGCTCTGGTCGGCGGTAAATCACTGACGATTAAAAACAGCGAAGGCGTTACGTACACCCTTCCCATTGGCGCGCTTGACCTCCGAAAACTGGCTGACTCCGTTGGAGTTGATCTTTCTACTTTGGTCATTCGTGTCGATATGAAAAAGGTAACGGGCGATGACGCAACGGAAGTTGCAAATGCTGTTTATAAAGTTGGTGAATCTGTCGCTCCAGTTTACGATTTCAATGTCGTGGCACAAGGCAGCGGTAAGGAGCAAGAAGTCAACTTTGGTCAATACGTTTCTCGTCAGCTTCCGTTGTCTGAAACTGTAACCGATACGACTTATAACCTGACAGGCGTTATGTTTAATCCGGATACAAACGAGTTGAACTTTGTTCCGACTACGTTTGCAACGGAGGATGGCAAAACGACTGCAACGTTGATGCGTAACGGTAACAGCATCTACACGGTTGTGAATGTGAAGCCTGTATCCTTCACGGATATGGTCGGTAACTGGGCGCAGAAAGACGTGACCACTCTGGCATCGAAGCTGATCGTTGAAGGAACGGGCGCTAACAAGTTCGAACCGAAACGGAATATCACTCGTGCCGAGTTTGCAGCAATGGTCGTTCGTTCGTTGGGTCTTGACGCTTCCGGAACTGCATCCTTCAAAGATGTAGCTTCGAACCAATGGTATGCCGGTTCTGTAGCAGCTGCTGCTGACGCTGGTATCATCAAAGGCTACGAAGATGGCAGCTTCAAACCGAACGCGAACATTACCCGCAAAGAAGTGGCAGCTATGGTCGTTCGTGCTATGGCTTATGCCGGTAAAGACGTGAAGCTGTCCGACGCTGATGTGTCTGCAGCTCTTGCTAAATATACCGACGCTGCTTCTCTTGGCTGGGCGAAAGCCGAAGTCGCTGCAGCGATCAAGTCCGGTATTGTACTTGGCCAAACCTCCACGCAAGTGGTCGGCGACGCTAACGCAAACCGCGCTGAAGCCGCTACAATGATTATCCGTTTTCTCAGCAACGTTGGATTCATTAACTAATAATCCATCGGATAGCGCTCCCGAAAGGGGGCGCTATTTTTTTTGCATAGGAGATACCGTTGGTATGGTAAATCGATTTAAATTTATGTATAGATTTCCCTTGCTTCAATCGTATAACGAAATGTAAGTTGTATTCAGAAATCATGTGGTTCAGCTACACTCCCACTTCATGGAATATTGGTCCTAAGTAAATAATGGAAGTTCCTTTACTAATACAGGGGGTAAATATGTTGTAGGTTGGCACTAATAAAAAGTAGGATCTTGGTCATGATCGATAGATATCGTGTTTCTCAGGTGGCAAGTCTTTGGATCAGGGTCATGGGTTTTTGCGGTTGTTACAGAATCCGGAGGACGGGCACGATACCGCCTTCCGTCGCAATCGCCGCCGCTTCATTCGTCAATCTGGCCTCGATTTGTAGTTTTACGAGAGACGATGCGAAAGTTGTATCAGGACCAGGCACAAGGAATCTTTATGTTGATGTACGAGCTACTACAAGGGTAGATGGAGGCCTATAACACGCGAACGAAATATTTCAAAACAGCTTTTGTTTACTCCGTAGCCGACTGACCGCCATCATGCAGCGAAAACACCGTGAAATGACAGCTGTGAATGGTACGCAAAGAATGGCTCCCACACATGCATCCAGCCGTTTCCTATTAACGCACAATCGCACCTGTGGGGAATTTACCTATATGTACAGGTACCAGCT
This genomic window from Paenibacillus humicola contains:
- a CDS encoding O-antigen ligase family protein, translating into MRNDKLPKKKNTALDFSLIQWLGIILVSLFFIVSPFYQGLFNGYQVGYEDKLYGAMLAVFATLVVMAIFLFMKWQLNNYKSLLSIGILLLPVVYFFASFHAASEHFARIMILNYFVLAAFYIFGLYLINSNETKTWFVSFIQLSGYVIVVFGLLNLFGQVHYTDALWLADGRTYRLTSVFQYSNTYAGFLVALFLACLYFIVFTKRWYIRMMHAVMLVPLFTSFMLTYSRGAIVILPFLVLIILPFFRMVRQISYLLYMVLSILSTFIILSKITTNYDKIARIVQPKAAGSPAHTIPFWQQMALQSWLLVIVTSIVTALAVFACNQWVVPWFEKKLSSLSLRKGSVFVIPIIVVGIGVILSILVISSGEIQKLLPEQIAQRLENINFDQHSVLERETFYRDAFKVIRDYPILGTGGGGWATIYQKYQSNPYSSNQAHSYFIQTLVEVGVIGFVIVLAMIAISYILFIRLYIKHKNLQGSQFFFFIVSLSLLAHSMIDFDMSYLYYSSLVFFCLGAMLAPYGSELIIVKWNEYSNSKYKYIFPASVALLSIILFSWTMRLHNANQYYDQALANASKGNATLDNLLPDIDKAIKITPDHPTYTLTKVSLLSQAYQQTHNQTYLQQAKTALDRLVPYEPYNHDLILAQYRNFKDLGAYNNAINSLKEGISKFPWDINFYEAAMLEYFVDGQADLSTEPDESKSVWNQALNLYKEVLSRIDKLKDLPKEQLPGRPFELTPTIRLAIGGIYYFTKDYQQAIKVLEPMRTEPLTGNDPSVNYTTNRAGVRYYLASLHKTGKDDLDLQKKLISSDPNEKITLDQVEESVGAR
- a CDS encoding S-layer homology domain-containing protein, which translates into the protein MKKLVLKKTAGLIVLLMTITMLVPIIAFASAGFQNITSSNGSVSGQVYVSQDVYDQLKSQNNSVQVEVYAENGFHWTIDTTYSNSAAGSVYFDFDVPSNVYPEYSKLRFNYFYPGSDVISDVYYDRNYYGSGGYYGGGGSSSGPIVVFENGNVDAASLIAALQADGTATITTDIETLYLPANALVGGKSLTIKNSEGVTYTLPIGALDLRKLADSVGVDLSTLVIRVDMKKVTGDDATEVANAVYKVGESVAPVYDFNVVAQGSGKEQEVNFGQYVSRQLPLSETVTDTTYNLTGVMFNPDTNELNFVPTTFATEDGKTTATLMRNGNSIYTVVNVKPVSFTDMVGNWAQKDVTTLASKLIVEGTGANKFEPKRNITRAEFAAMVVRSLGLDASGTASFKDVASNQWYAGSVAAAADAGIIKGYEDGSFKPNANITRKEVAAMVVRAMAYAGKDVKLSDADVSAALAKYTDAASLGWAKAEVAAAIKSGIVLGQTSTQVVGDANANRAEAATMIIRFLSNVGFIN